The proteins below come from a single Vicinamibacteria bacterium genomic window:
- the fdxH gene encoding formate dehydrogenase subunit beta, with protein MIVAKLIDTTTCIGCKACEAACQEWNDQDFGLGTYDGTYQTLPDLRHDFWNLIKFNEVTRDDGGLAWHMAKYQCMHCVEAGCLEACPAPGAIFRRENGIVDFDHDKCIGCGYCITGCPFDVPRLSPITQKVYKCNLCSDRTSVGLEPACIKACPTNCLSFGERGDLVQIAMDRAAELQAEGKALAGVYNPPGVGGTNVIYVLEDASRPESYGLPRDPEIPWTVRLWKGPLKWAGNAVFVGGILAAFFHYLRYGPKVSDDRAV; from the coding sequence ATGATCGTAGCGAAGCTCATCGACACGACGACCTGCATCGGCTGCAAGGCCTGCGAGGCCGCCTGTCAGGAATGGAACGATCAGGACTTCGGCCTGGGCACTTACGACGGGACTTATCAGACCCTTCCCGATCTTCGGCACGACTTCTGGAACTTGATCAAGTTCAACGAGGTGACCCGAGACGACGGCGGCCTGGCGTGGCACATGGCCAAGTACCAGTGCATGCATTGCGTGGAAGCCGGTTGCCTCGAGGCCTGCCCCGCGCCCGGGGCGATCTTCCGGCGCGAGAACGGCATCGTCGATTTCGATCACGACAAGTGCATCGGCTGCGGCTACTGCATCACCGGGTGTCCGTTCGACGTGCCACGGCTCTCGCCGATTACGCAGAAGGTCTACAAGTGCAACCTCTGCTCCGACCGAACCAGCGTCGGACTCGAGCCAGCCTGCATCAAGGCCTGCCCAACGAACTGTTTGAGCTTCGGTGAGAGGGGTGACCTCGTGCAGATCGCTATGGACCGTGCCGCGGAGCTTCAGGCCGAAGGCAAGGCGCTTGCCGGCGTCTACAATCCGCCGGGTGTCGGAGGAACGAACGTCATCTACGTGCTCGAAGACGCGAGCCGGCCCGAAAGCTATGGGCTGCCGCGCGACCCCGAGATCCCCTGGACGGTTCGCCTGTGGAAGGGTCCCCTCAAGTGGGCTGGCAACGCCGTGTTCGTAGGGGGTATCCTGGCGGCGTTTTTTCACTATCTGCGCTATGGACCCAAAGTCAGCGACGATCGAGCGGTTTAG
- a CDS encoding formate dehydrogenase subunit gamma, with amino-acid sequence MDPKSATIERFSFAERAAHWLSAMAFVYAALSGLALWSPRLYWISDVLGGGVTVRGWHPWGGVLFFVALGIMFRNWAHDMRIEAEDREWLANVHRFAVNEDKALPPAGRFNAGQKVLFWIQSVSAAFLLASGAVLWFPEWMPRGLRLAAVLIHPTMAVVAIAGIILHVYMGTAAIPGAFRGMLRGFVTREWAESHHAKWYRETKG; translated from the coding sequence ATGGACCCAAAGTCAGCGACGATCGAGCGGTTTAGCTTCGCCGAACGGGCCGCGCACTGGCTCTCGGCCATGGCGTTCGTCTACGCCGCGCTCAGCGGCCTCGCTCTCTGGTCCCCTCGACTCTACTGGATCTCGGACGTGCTCGGCGGCGGCGTCACCGTTCGGGGCTGGCACCCCTGGGGCGGAGTGCTGTTCTTCGTGGCTCTCGGAATCATGTTTCGCAACTGGGCCCATGACATGAGAATCGAGGCGGAAGACCGCGAATGGCTCGCGAACGTTCATCGGTTCGCCGTGAACGAAGACAAAGCGCTCCCCCCGGCCGGCCGCTTCAATGCCGGACAGAAGGTCCTTTTCTGGATTCAGTCGGTGTCAGCCGCTTTTCTTCTCGCGAGCGGGGCCGTGCTCTGGTTTCCCGAATGGATGCCCCGAGGCCTCAGGCTCGCCGCGGTGCTGATTCACCCCACGATGGCGGTCGTCGCCATCGCCGGCATCATTCTTCACGTCTATATGGGGACAGCCGCGATTCCCGGGGCTTTTCGAGGCATGCTGCGCGGCTTCGTGACCCGCGAGTGGGCCGAGTCCCACCACGCCAAGTGGTACCGCGAGACCAAGGGGTAG
- the fdhE gene encoding formate dehydrogenase accessory protein FdhE has product MAKRFPEAAEALDFYAEVATLQARGGTPRELIEVVSLFGPPLLRQAASEVEVYHAVEMYRSGEERSSPKSFFARVLLQTEGACRDDHAPPQVGCLRGEGEGSSLWLACSLCFEERRASRSQCPACQMTDEGKMVVFTASEIPHIEVRACDACRLYLNVVRLDEEPEAIPDVDEMAAIALDLRAREMGYEKIQTNLVGM; this is encoded by the coding sequence TTGGCGAAGCGGTTCCCCGAGGCGGCCGAAGCGCTCGACTTCTACGCGGAGGTTGCGACGCTCCAGGCCCGCGGGGGAACGCCGCGGGAGCTCATCGAGGTCGTCTCGTTGTTCGGACCGCCTCTTCTTAGGCAAGCGGCGAGCGAGGTGGAGGTGTACCACGCCGTCGAGATGTATCGTTCGGGAGAGGAGCGGAGCTCACCGAAGAGCTTCTTCGCTCGCGTGCTGCTCCAGACCGAGGGCGCGTGCCGCGACGACCACGCTCCGCCTCAGGTGGGCTGTCTTCGTGGCGAAGGCGAGGGGAGTTCGCTCTGGCTCGCCTGCTCGCTCTGCTTCGAGGAGCGCCGAGCCTCGCGCTCGCAATGTCCCGCGTGTCAGATGACCGACGAAGGAAAGATGGTGGTCTTTACCGCCTCCGAGATCCCGCATATCGAGGTACGAGCCTGCGATGCCTGCCGACTCTATCTCAACGTGGTGCGGCTCGACGAGGAGCCGGAGGCGATACCCGACGTCGACGAGATGGCGGCCATCGCTCTCGACCTGCGAGCGCGGGAGATGGGCTACGAGAAAATCCAGACCAACCTCGTCGGGATGTAA
- a CDS encoding type II toxin-antitoxin system VapB family antitoxin gives MSRTNIDIDDEACAEVMRRFRLATKRDAVNFALRTLAAEPLTVDEARGLRGSGWDGDLEEMRKSRTT, from the coding sequence ATGTCACGCACAAACATTGACATCGACGACGAAGCGTGCGCCGAGGTCATGAGACGGTTTCGGTTGGCCACCAAGCGCGACGCGGTGAACTTCGCCCTGCGAACGCTCGCGGCGGAACCGCTCACGGTCGATGAAGCCCGCGGTTTGCGTGGTTCGGGCTGGGATGGTGATCTCGAGGAAATGCGCAAGAGCCGGACGACGTGA
- a CDS encoding PIN domain nuclease, with amino-acid sequence MILVDTSAWIEFLRNTDSPVCNRVDRLLAGEVATCDAIRMEVLAGARDEAHLHRLRRLLARAAVLPMTPVHYEQAASIYRHCRREGETVRKLMDCLIAAVAISADVPILHLDSDFDAIERHTELRVDAGAEMSRG; translated from the coding sequence GTGATCCTCGTCGATACCTCGGCATGGATTGAGTTCCTCCGCAATACCGACTCACCGGTATGCAATCGCGTCGATAGGTTACTGGCGGGAGAGGTTGCGACCTGCGACGCAATTCGGATGGAGGTTCTCGCAGGAGCACGCGACGAAGCCCACTTGCATCGGCTCCGCCGACTTCTGGCGCGCGCTGCGGTCCTCCCCATGACCCCGGTGCACTATGAGCAGGCGGCTTCTATCTATCGTCATTGTCGCCGCGAAGGAGAGACGGTCCGCAAGTTGATGGATTGCCTCATCGCCGCCGTCGCCATCAGCGCCGATGTGCCGATCTTGCATCTCGACTCCGACTTCGATGCGATAGAACGTCACACAGAGCTCAGGGTGGATGCCGGTGCGGAGATGTCGCGAGGATAA
- a CDS encoding DUF2268 domain-containing putative Zn-dependent protease (predicted Zn-dependent protease with a strongly conserved HExxH motif), whose translation MEQTLEQAGSLFAIGRLSITVSASANRAIAGYGVGGFAPNGFTMQIDIDPQFPGLGDVLSDRLPPIVAHELHHNMRWRGPGYGSTLLQSMVSEGLADHFAIELLGAPVPPWSNAFPRDQTEHYLEQARPELDSTSFNRDAWFFGTGGLPRWTGYTLGFRIVEDYQAANPGLSAADLVNTPAEAFRPF comes from the coding sequence GTGGAGCAGACCCTGGAGCAAGCGGGGTCCCTGTTTGCCATTGGGCGGCTCTCGATCACGGTCTCGGCGAGTGCAAACCGTGCCATCGCGGGCTACGGGGTCGGGGGATTCGCGCCTAACGGATTCACCATGCAGATCGACATCGACCCACAGTTTCCCGGGCTAGGCGACGTCCTGTCGGATCGGCTGCCTCCGATCGTCGCACACGAGCTCCACCACAATATGAGGTGGCGAGGCCCCGGTTACGGGTCCACGCTCCTCCAAAGCATGGTCTCGGAGGGCCTGGCGGATCACTTTGCCATCGAGCTCCTGGGGGCTCCGGTCCCGCCCTGGTCCAACGCGTTTCCACGCGATCAAACCGAGCACTACCTCGAGCAAGCTCGCCCCGAGCTCGACAGCACGAGCTTCAACCGCGACGCCTGGTTCTTCGGCACGGGTGGGCTTCCGCGCTGGACCGGGTATACGCTCGGCTTCCGAATCGTCGAGGATTACCAGGCGGCGAATCCAGGTCTCTCCGCCGCGGATCTGGTAAACACCCCCGCGGAAGCATTTCGCCCGTTCTAG
- a CDS encoding protein kinase, translated as MAPSVGTRLGPFEILGTAGAGGMGEVYRARDTRLDRTVALKILPGHLSDDPVSLERFEREARAISRFNHPNICSLYDVDQEDGVAYLVLEYLEGETLAARLKRGPLSLTELLRIGREVASALHTAHLHGIVHRDLKPGNVMLTRSGAKLLDFGLAKHAGESVPEGVDVSDASVSPTRSQPLTKEGTVVGTVPYMAPEQFEGKDADARTDIFALGLMLYEMAAGTHPFEGRSPAGWIAAILKEEPRALSERAPTVPQAFDRIVRSCLMKDPKERWQSAHDVRIQLDWLEHHVEPAVASSSRSKKLSRREWILIGVVLSLLSVAGVVGLGSNRRDRELAPPVRASLLPPPGVAFEHDDFAISPDGTRVAFVALDAAQKYSLWVRTLSGVGAQQLAGAEDAMLPFWAPDSRRIGFFTRAGKLKTIDLATGAVRELCDAQFGRGGSWSRDEVIVFSPATAGPLLRISATGGEPVPATSIPPGDRGHAHRWPHFLPDGRHFLFFLDWSAPGNRLLSGIYVGSLDAEEPKLVSSGITGNVSYAAGRLLFVQDRRLMALPFDPVRLEPTGLPAPIGEQELEKDLAFSRSGFSVSDTGVLVFQSAADNPARLEWFDAEGNEMAVIPAMRYRDPRLSPGGRRLAVTSDDSGNGKRVIRIFDLDRGVSSRLTEGGIEEMPVWSADGSRIVYVSFDGESYELNEVPADGSRPPHSLIHGGKMIPNDRARDDRLIFMSFDKGPPELAVLSPSDGVVTTMGPGAEAQLSPDDNWIAFLNPGRIYAEIIVQPFPGPGARLQISNGGGGQPRWSHDGRTIYYVTPERKLMAVTFDPERQSAEAPRELFQTRIVSPNFVLFQYDVAADGRFLINSLPSENASPLTLVTSWPSQLEP; from the coding sequence ATGGCTCCCTCGGTGGGCACGCGGCTGGGACCCTTCGAGATCCTGGGTACTGCCGGGGCCGGTGGTATGGGCGAGGTTTATCGCGCTCGCGACACGCGGCTCGATCGCACCGTCGCGCTGAAGATCCTGCCGGGTCACCTGTCCGACGATCCGGTTTCCCTGGAACGATTCGAGCGCGAGGCTCGGGCCATCTCGCGTTTCAATCATCCGAACATCTGCTCGCTCTACGACGTGGATCAGGAGGACGGCGTTGCCTATCTCGTGCTGGAGTACCTGGAGGGAGAGACCCTCGCCGCGCGATTGAAGCGCGGACCCCTTTCGCTGACCGAGTTGTTGCGCATCGGCCGCGAGGTGGCGAGCGCCCTCCATACGGCGCACCTCCACGGCATCGTTCACCGCGATCTCAAGCCCGGGAACGTCATGCTCACGAGATCCGGGGCCAAGCTCCTCGACTTCGGGCTGGCGAAGCACGCGGGGGAGAGCGTCCCGGAGGGTGTGGATGTCTCGGATGCATCCGTGTCGCCGACAAGGAGCCAGCCGCTCACGAAGGAAGGAACCGTCGTGGGCACGGTCCCGTACATGGCTCCGGAGCAGTTCGAGGGTAAAGATGCCGACGCGCGCACCGACATCTTTGCCCTTGGCCTCATGCTCTACGAGATGGCGGCGGGAACGCATCCGTTCGAGGGACGCTCGCCGGCCGGTTGGATCGCCGCCATACTGAAAGAAGAACCACGCGCGTTGAGCGAGCGCGCCCCGACGGTCCCGCAGGCCTTCGATCGCATCGTGCGGTCCTGTCTCATGAAGGATCCCAAGGAGCGCTGGCAGTCCGCACACGACGTGAGGATTCAGCTGGATTGGCTCGAGCACCACGTCGAACCCGCTGTCGCTTCATCGAGCCGATCCAAGAAGCTCTCCCGACGAGAGTGGATCTTGATAGGAGTCGTCCTTTCGCTCCTTAGCGTGGCCGGGGTCGTCGGCCTGGGCTCGAATCGGCGCGATCGCGAGCTCGCGCCGCCCGTCCGCGCCTCATTGCTGCCTCCACCCGGCGTCGCTTTCGAGCACGATGACTTCGCCATCTCTCCAGACGGAACGCGCGTCGCCTTCGTCGCCCTGGATGCGGCACAGAAATACTCCTTGTGGGTGCGCACGCTTTCTGGAGTCGGAGCACAACAACTCGCGGGGGCAGAAGACGCCATGCTTCCTTTCTGGGCGCCCGACAGCCGTCGCATCGGTTTCTTCACCCGGGCGGGCAAGCTCAAGACGATCGATCTTGCGACCGGAGCGGTCAGGGAGCTCTGTGACGCGCAGTTTGGTCGAGGAGGATCGTGGAGCCGCGACGAAGTGATCGTGTTCTCGCCCGCCACCGCGGGGCCGCTCCTCCGCATCTCCGCCACAGGCGGGGAACCGGTGCCGGCCACGTCGATTCCTCCGGGGGATCGCGGCCATGCGCATCGATGGCCTCACTTTCTTCCCGACGGAAGGCACTTCCTGTTCTTCCTCGACTGGAGTGCTCCGGGAAACCGGCTTCTAAGCGGAATCTATGTCGGCTCGCTCGATGCCGAGGAGCCGAAGCTCGTGTCGTCCGGGATCACTGGGAACGTCTCCTACGCCGCCGGTCGCCTGCTCTTCGTCCAGGATCGCCGGCTCATGGCCCTTCCGTTCGATCCGGTTCGTTTGGAGCCGACGGGACTTCCGGCACCCATCGGCGAGCAGGAGCTCGAGAAGGACCTCGCTTTCTCCCGATCAGGATTCTCCGTCTCCGACACCGGAGTTCTGGTGTTTCAATCGGCTGCGGACAACCCGGCGCGTCTCGAGTGGTTCGACGCCGAGGGGAACGAGATGGCTGTAATCCCGGCGATGCGGTACCGGGATCCCCGGCTGTCACCCGGTGGCCGGCGGCTCGCCGTTACCTCCGATGATTCCGGCAACGGTAAGCGCGTCATTCGAATTTTCGATCTCGACCGCGGTGTCAGCAGCCGTCTGACGGAAGGCGGAATCGAAGAGATGCCGGTGTGGTCGGCCGACGGTTCCCGGATCGTCTACGTTTCGTTCGACGGTGAGTCCTATGAGCTGAACGAAGTCCCCGCCGATGGCTCCCGTCCTCCTCATTCCCTGATTCATGGCGGAAAGATGATCCCGAACGACCGGGCCCGCGATGACCGTCTCATCTTCATGAGCTTCGACAAAGGTCCTCCCGAGCTCGCCGTCCTCTCTCCGAGCGATGGCGTCGTGACCACCATGGGCCCGGGCGCGGAGGCTCAACTGTCACCTGACGACAACTGGATCGCTTTCTTGAACCCTGGCCGCATCTATGCCGAGATCATCGTCCAGCCTTTCCCTGGGCCGGGCGCCCGGCTCCAGATCTCGAACGGCGGAGGGGGGCAACCCCGCTGGAGCCACGACGGCAGAACCATCTACTACGTCACGCCCGAGAGAAAGCTGATGGCGGTCACGTTCGACCCGGAGCGCCAGTCGGCGGAAGCGCCCCGCGAGCTCTTCCAGACGCGCATCGTTTCGCCGAACTTCGTCCTGTTCCAATACGACGTGGCGGCGGACGGTCGTTTTCTCATCAACTCGCTTCCGTCCGAGAACGCCTCCCCGCTCACGTTGGTGACGAGCTGGCCCTCTCAGCTCGAACCCTGA
- a CDS encoding crotonobetainyl-CoA--carnitine CoA-transferase — protein MKVQKVQLEEKDLDFIEAVFSIFDYKSKSEYMREAILAKIREDKRKLREMKCREAMEAYGEEAPEHVFESIEAEDFEDR, from the coding sequence GTGAAGGTGCAGAAAGTGCAACTGGAAGAGAAAGACCTCGATTTCATCGAGGCGGTCTTCTCCATCTTCGACTACAAGAGCAAGAGTGAGTACATGCGCGAAGCGATTTTGGCAAAGATCCGCGAGGACAAGAGGAAGCTGCGAGAGATGAAGTGCCGCGAGGCGATGGAAGCTTACGGCGAGGAGGCGCCCGAGCACGTCTTCGAATCCATCGAGGCCGAAGACTTTGAAGACCGGTGA
- a CDS encoding type II toxin-antitoxin system PemK/MazF family toxin — MKTGDLYLVNLDPAVGDEIRKTRPVVVLNPGHEKHLRLAIVVPVTAWKDRWETNPFFLTLDPETRHGLKKRSAVDCFQLRALSHGRFVQKLGSLNGNEIDRVKSSVALILGIEPEHCWLQI; from the coding sequence TTGAAGACCGGTGACCTTTACCTGGTAAACCTCGACCCCGCGGTTGGTGACGAGATTCGGAAGACGCGTCCGGTGGTGGTGCTCAACCCGGGGCATGAGAAGCACCTGCGCCTCGCCATCGTCGTACCGGTTACGGCGTGGAAGGACCGCTGGGAGACGAACCCATTCTTCCTGACTCTCGACCCCGAGACTCGGCATGGCTTGAAAAAGAGATCGGCGGTGGACTGCTTTCAGTTGAGAGCCCTCAGCCACGGTCGTTTCGTGCAGAAACTCGGCTCGCTGAATGGGAACGAGATCGATCGAGTCAAGTCATCGGTCGCGCTCATTCTGGGTATCGAGCCGGAGCATTGTTGGCTGCAAATTTAG
- a CDS encoding cyclase family protein gives MKSKHRFLSCAIAATTWTVSMSLGAETEAPTRAIASSQGEADELGMAKELGPATWARCAAQLSNPNARAYELSHVRSNTMPLSPFAGPLELTYLPSAGVAGSKQAFNADVVNENASPGQQGTQMDALGHFAYLDEAWDGTSAFSMDGAHYYGGLTQKDVKPTPDSPLLKLGMEKVPPIVTTAILLDAKKYVGGGQAMNAGEVVTSRHIEEMLRAQGLGDRGILAGDVVLVYTGWSDHYRDPDTDKVYYSKAPGLSYDAAKYLGDRRVVAAGLDTPFVDTVAEGMLQGNAPPPPGTPEGLAFPIHHYFLTQAGIHTLENLKLDELARDGVSTSCTMVLPLREKGSGGSPIRPVAIGVPGQ, from the coding sequence ATGAAATCCAAGCACCGCTTCTTGTCGTGCGCGATCGCGGCGACGACGTGGACGGTCTCGATGTCCCTCGGAGCCGAGACGGAAGCCCCCACCAGGGCAATCGCGTCCAGCCAGGGAGAGGCCGATGAGCTCGGAATGGCGAAAGAGCTCGGCCCCGCCACCTGGGCCCGGTGTGCCGCGCAACTCTCGAATCCGAACGCCAGGGCCTACGAGCTTTCTCACGTGCGCTCCAACACCATGCCTCTCTCGCCGTTCGCGGGACCCCTCGAGCTGACCTATCTCCCGTCCGCGGGCGTTGCCGGGTCGAAACAGGCGTTCAACGCCGACGTCGTGAACGAGAATGCCAGCCCGGGACAGCAGGGCACGCAGATGGACGCGCTCGGGCATTTCGCCTACCTCGATGAGGCGTGGGATGGAACGTCCGCGTTCTCGATGGACGGCGCACACTATTACGGCGGATTGACACAGAAAGACGTCAAGCCGACGCCCGACTCGCCGCTCCTGAAGCTCGGGATGGAAAAGGTCCCGCCGATTGTAACCACGGCGATCCTGCTCGATGCGAAAAAGTACGTGGGCGGTGGTCAGGCGATGAACGCCGGCGAGGTGGTGACCTCACGGCACATCGAGGAGATGCTACGGGCCCAGGGACTCGGGGATCGGGGGATCCTGGCCGGCGACGTCGTGCTCGTGTACACGGGCTGGAGCGATCACTACAGAGATCCCGACACCGACAAGGTCTATTACAGCAAGGCTCCGGGGCTTTCGTACGACGCGGCGAAGTACCTCGGCGACCGGCGGGTCGTCGCCGCGGGGCTCGACACGCCGTTCGTCGACACGGTGGCCGAGGGGATGCTCCAGGGAAACGCACCGCCGCCGCCGGGAACGCCCGAGGGCCTGGCGTTTCCCATCCATCACTACTTCCTCACACAGGCGGGAATCCACACCCTCGAGAACCTCAAGCTCGACGAGCTGGCGCGGGACGGGGTCTCGACGTCCTGTACAATGGTGCTGCCCTTGCGGGAGAAGGGCAGCGGGGGATCGCCGATCCGCCCCGTCGCCATCGGGGTGCCGGGACAATAA
- a CDS encoding TolC family protein has protein sequence MSRSLLRCGLVLWMLPGFARAQVPVVRIGVVIDGPWERNDEVESRFRNEILDLTRGEFEVQFPAEAHIVGDWTVARVDAALDELLTSPDIDLVLAMGIIASDRVIRRSNLTTPVIAPFVIDAGIQDAPRAVDGAGSGVHNLSYLASSITFERNVEVFRELEDFERLVLLHGPALRAIPGVEGRLEEAATDLEIDLMLVEVSGRAEAALGRIPPDAQAVYVDPLLQLEEGELEKLASGLIGRRLPSFSVLGRSEVERGFLMSLTEDVFDRRARRVALNVQRTLLGDDPATFSVDFVHREELVINMSTARAIDVYPSFALETVAELLNDERPQTARRLNLALVAEEALSVNRDVQAFAREVAAGAENIPIARSFLLPELELVVEGAIVDRDRAEATGIAQRRLAPGLSLSQLLFSDSAWANKKIQEDLQRALVLEEQSFRLDVVQEATSTYLDVMRRLTSERIQKENLALTRSNLELAQLRVAIGTSSTSDVYRWQAQIAADQDAVIRASAQRNRAEIAVNRLLHRPLEEPFVTEETGVDDPVFLYVRELFYPYISSRQIFDVTRSALARVAIEQSPEILAIDAALAAQERKLLSSNRAFYLPDVFFGASVERQFRGGAGGNGIAELGQLFPGLELEPPNDTNWNLGVSASLPLFTSGYRPAVRRQDEELLGQLSFQRESTRERIEQRVRSSLHTVGASYAGIGLARDAAEASGNNLDLVTDAYSRGVVSILELLDAQNASVLAEEAAANAVYDFLIDMLEVERSLGKFYSRESPDEIEALFRQVDAYFADQGVAPPRRE, from the coding sequence ATGTCGCGTTCTCTCCTCCGCTGTGGCCTCGTCCTATGGATGCTCCCGGGCTTCGCTCGGGCGCAGGTGCCGGTCGTCCGTATCGGCGTCGTCATCGACGGGCCCTGGGAGCGAAACGACGAAGTGGAGTCCCGGTTTCGCAACGAGATTCTCGATCTCACGCGGGGCGAGTTCGAGGTTCAGTTCCCCGCCGAAGCTCATATCGTGGGGGACTGGACGGTGGCCCGGGTCGACGCGGCTCTGGATGAACTGCTGACTTCCCCGGACATCGACCTGGTGCTCGCCATGGGCATCATCGCGTCGGACCGGGTGATCCGGCGCTCGAATCTGACGACGCCGGTCATCGCTCCTTTCGTCATCGACGCGGGCATCCAGGACGCTCCTCGAGCCGTCGACGGCGCGGGAAGCGGCGTTCACAACCTCAGCTACCTCGCGTCCTCGATCACGTTCGAGCGTAACGTCGAGGTCTTCCGGGAGCTCGAGGATTTCGAGCGCCTCGTCCTTCTCCACGGGCCGGCGCTGCGAGCGATCCCCGGCGTGGAAGGCCGTCTCGAGGAGGCGGCGACCGATCTCGAGATCGACCTCATGCTGGTCGAGGTCTCGGGACGCGCGGAAGCCGCGCTCGGTCGCATTCCCCCGGACGCCCAGGCAGTCTACGTGGATCCCCTCCTGCAGCTCGAAGAGGGCGAGCTCGAGAAGCTCGCGTCGGGACTCATCGGTCGGAGACTTCCGAGCTTCTCCGTGCTCGGACGAAGCGAGGTGGAGCGAGGGTTCCTGATGAGCCTCACCGAAGACGTCTTCGACCGACGGGCGCGACGCGTCGCGCTCAACGTTCAGAGGACGCTCCTCGGTGACGATCCCGCGACATTCTCCGTCGACTTCGTTCACCGCGAAGAGCTCGTGATCAACATGTCGACGGCTCGAGCGATCGACGTCTATCCGAGCTTTGCCCTCGAGACGGTGGCGGAGCTCTTGAACGACGAAAGACCCCAGACGGCTCGCCGGCTCAACCTCGCTCTCGTCGCCGAGGAGGCTCTCTCGGTGAACCGCGATGTCCAGGCCTTTGCCCGAGAAGTCGCTGCCGGGGCCGAGAACATTCCCATCGCCCGCTCCTTTCTGCTGCCCGAGCTCGAGCTCGTCGTCGAAGGCGCGATCGTCGATCGGGATCGGGCCGAGGCGACGGGAATTGCGCAAAGGCGCCTCGCGCCGGGGCTGTCGCTCAGCCAGCTCCTCTTCTCCGATTCCGCCTGGGCGAACAAGAAGATCCAGGAAGACCTCCAGCGCGCCCTCGTACTCGAGGAGCAGAGCTTTCGCCTGGACGTCGTTCAGGAGGCGACGTCGACCTACCTCGACGTGATGCGCAGGCTCACGAGCGAGCGCATTCAGAAGGAGAACCTCGCTCTCACGCGATCGAACCTCGAGCTCGCGCAACTTCGGGTCGCGATCGGAACCTCGAGCACGTCGGACGTCTACCGCTGGCAGGCTCAGATCGCGGCCGACCAGGATGCCGTCATCCGTGCCTCGGCCCAGCGGAACCGGGCGGAGATCGCGGTGAACCGGCTGCTTCACCGGCCGCTCGAAGAGCCCTTCGTCACCGAGGAGACCGGCGTCGACGACCCGGTCTTCCTCTACGTTCGGGAGCTCTTCTATCCTTACATATCGAGCCGCCAGATTTTCGATGTCACCCGGAGCGCTCTCGCGCGAGTGGCGATCGAGCAGTCCCCGGAGATTCTCGCTATCGACGCGGCCCTCGCTGCCCAGGAGAGAAAGCTCCTCTCCTCGAATCGCGCTTTCTATCTGCCCGACGTCTTCTTTGGAGCGAGCGTCGAACGACAGTTTCGTGGAGGAGCGGGCGGGAATGGCATCGCAGAGCTCGGTCAGCTCTTTCCCGGGCTCGAGCTCGAGCCGCCGAACGACACGAACTGGAACCTGGGCGTCTCCGCGTCGCTCCCGCTGTTCACGAGCGGTTATCGTCCCGCAGTTCGCCGCCAGGACGAGGAGCTCCTCGGACAGCTAAGCTTCCAGAGAGAGTCCACTCGCGAGCGGATCGAACAGCGGGTTCGATCCTCCCTTCACACCGTGGGCGCGTCGTACGCCGGCATCGGGCTCGCCCGGGACGCCGCCGAGGCCTCGGGCAACAACCTCGATCTCGTCACCGACGCTTACTCTCGGGGTGTGGTCTCCATCCTCGAGCTGCTGGACGCGCAAAACGCCTCCGTCCTCGCCGAGGAAGCGGCGGCGAACGCCGTCTACGATTTTCTGATCGACATGCTCGAGGTCGAGCGGTCGCTCGGGAAGTTCTACTCCCGCGAGTCTCCCGACGAGATTGAAGCGCTCTTTCGACAGGTGGATGCCTACTTCGCCGATCAGGGTGTCGCCCCGCCGCGGCGAGAGTGA